Proteins encoded within one genomic window of Augochlora pura isolate Apur16 chromosome 11, APUR_v2.2.1, whole genome shotgun sequence:
- the Tet gene encoding tet methylcytosine dioxygenase-like isoform X2, translating to MQQSKDSLNPAANQQTGALRNGNPPPPVVSMSPGVMPFYGDTSAGFRPAAGFGNTVWHQGVAPVGAVAVETSAAPWPPQQFIQQIPAPNQLEELRYHTQYTTAAPYHPQPVAYQQQTFITTDQSAFQRAGATGQYTITGQPSPLPPVAPQTVPSTAQRPLNGQFMDPAAAATQSVGYERQDYVNGYQQQDVTMAPPPSTTPTSRSSSVHMENQQQQGTQQQQSQQSQQPQTDTQVKGFATIAASNVSGNEMPGYPLQPGPQSLHSSNGYPGYVEMGQQHVANHQWQQQVAQQQPQHQQQQQQHMQRQHTVGDGGQRHLWSDTSTSAKMNNVSNSMSWSDGTMQQQQQQQQQQQQHQQQQQHQQQQQQKSSQQQSMQSNSMKAQEQQSMQLQGQQELPRPASHMSWENGSVKEPQTPQSWSDNTESQQQPSQGNWSRQSPKLRDGQNPRLTPSSQQQAQHQAWLQHSPKLSDHQQPQQHQNARMTPSGQQQQQQHSWQQSSPELQQNASQSNPRLTPSGQQMSQQQQQQQQWSQQTKIEKSPRLTPSNQMSWPDTPTSQPNWSPNSIKSDGSQQPQQQWPDSQPSPRRTPGHQPAAWQQQQQDNKMDSQMSWSPSSVPENQPTWGQQATKQDMQNSGERVMWQQQQQQTSDASKPNGFSDGQDAQESNVFAQSNRVNLNSRLKSMILNKQQQQQQQQQQLQQHQQMQQSQQHQMSHQEQQHHNLHHQMQSQHVNSNSGANGEYHHGDDRVRDDSADKLHEKQNDQYLSQSGMISMSQSNESLTGNFLLHSHHPRVDSLPDGGGLWEWSGGGGALANSGALPGSGIPSIESFMKFGEAKTELAKPCDKPSEREPESRGEEELWKEAEKNDDNHTDDKSFQRDLSAERGGNEFDEHPAKKKLEEEKSSEAGEGLEFQGVRLEEEGDRAESVLEKEPSTTDANCDSSQIIKQENIGDYACSGSECAPSPTASSKSDSYQAREIKTEPDQRSLDASESYKFRGDGGPAKVSPGVGSWCCRRGGTEQPTPEHLREGCCQGLQTRDEILADSPEKPDKTDNGGPQSPRAVPVTAKLQDHLDKLKNNARTEVPDCNCFPADKCPPEPGSYYTHLGAAASLPDLRNDLERRTGLKGNAIRFEKVIYTGKEGKTTQGCPMAKWIIRRSGLEEKILTIVKHRQGHKCPTAWIVVAMVAWEGVPTHEADRIYSLLSHKLNRFGLPTTRRCGTNEPRTCACQGLDPDTCGASFSFGCSWSMYYNGCKYARSKTVRKFRLSVRSEEQEVEERMHVLATLLSPLYLSLAPEAFNNQTQFEREASECRLGFKPGRPFSGVTACIDFCAHSHRDLHNMNNGCTVVVTLTKHRSISKPEDEQLHVLPLYIMDTTDETGSKEVQEEKVRAGHVEVLTKYPCEVRVRSVPLQPCRRHGKKRKEDEPDTASSKKDGSKGINEKTSDQNRGPGHQEPARSQMRDPQLSLEMASMFEGMDAQLQSSQVSSTVLDSPVSMYQGWGYQNEQQWSRNGWLDQRKNNWLNPWGEYSFGGLERDVKVDPDSTSLDDTRPRSAVSQEEHRPGSRNLPNSTMDSPRSCYPHSPRAHPISPRSSHAGTPADPYAMSPRGCPSVPQDQRMASPRSSYPEAGYPAGRSYQNVYDNRQGSASPKIGSYTPHLDQRNVLVRPSQQHGQNNLRNVVQACDQSKLPFPKLPQDSSQKYPVVTQNYLEAQRSQAETFPNRVQGHYPAHPVQPARNFPYQAHHNDPNDVFSGGGLSVSSCMDNNASHKLFGAGNPDLLLHSSAHLTPNNQPHNEPQNYGSVDQRKYRHQQKPEQKTAINQMSPAPSDQAGGGGWNMLGPWYPDQQQGYSSQVHVERNHQPAVDHQKTLNWNERMQQPDQSKQHCWEAPSDPSPFRVPKGRPPSRTASSQNPTDNTYQNSSNRTFLKPQDPARNAYADSPSNHVQSSGGPQVNQRRPDWSEDKGKEGYHDTRQPAANTNANCFPWPEEVKQVQEFHGMPGLGHPHASFPQYGYPTYPVFDKPYSNTWEGYNYHQPYHGQTAEYPPQFYQQPKREACFPSPQYPYQGVPPYQSLNPSWARWDTPRWDIYGPPPYFPVIPEPPPKAEPLGEVADYSDNEECFKDSQMGGVAIALGHGSVLFECAKHEMHATTALKKPNRLNPTRISLVFYQHRNLNRPKHGWDEWEEKMRLRKLGVTATTATTSSGNTSTTSQQPSTPTTPNSPATTITNDKATPIPHVPNVPSSQYMMRSPTYTTMTWTTLFPMHPCMITGPYQEGGAIG from the exons TCACCGGGAGTGATGCCATTTTACGGCGACACGAGCGCCGGCTTCCGGCCGGCAGCCGGGTTCGGGAATACTGTATGGCACCAGGGAGTCGCCCCCGTGGGAGCAGTCGCGGTTGAAACGTCAGCAGCGCCATGGCCACCTCAGCAGTTCATCCAGCAAATACCGGCACCGAATCAGCTCGAAGAGCTGAGGTACCATACTCAGTACACCACCGCGGCGCCTTACCATCCGCAGCCAG TCGCATATCAGCAGCAGACTTTCATTACGACGGATCAGTCGGCGTTTCAGCGTGCCGGGGCGACAGGACAATACACAATCACGGGGCAGCCCTCGCCCTTGCCGCCGGTCGCCCCGCAAACGGTACCATCGACAGCTCAGAGGCCGCTAAACGGTCAATTCATGGATCCCGCTGCCGCAGCGACCCAATCAGTTGGTTATGAAAGGCAGGATTACGTGAATGGCTACCAACAACAG GACGTGACGAtggcgccgccgccgtctACGACCCCGACGAGCCGCAGCAGCTCGGTGCACATGGAGAATCAGCAACAGCAGGGAACGCAGCAACAACAGTCTCAGCAGTCTCAGCAGCCGCAGACCGACACGCAGGTGAAGGGGTTCGCGACGATCGCCGCGAGCAATGTGTCGGGAAACGAGATGCCTGGGTATCCACTTCAACCGGGCCCACAGAGTTTACACAGCTCTAACGGATATCCAGGCTACGTGGAAATGGGTCAACAACACGTGGCGAACCATCAATGGCAGCAGCAGGTTGCGCAGCAGCAGCCTCAGCAccagcaacaacagcaacagcatATGCAGAGACAGCACACAGTGGGGGATGGCGGTCAACGGCATCTCTGGTCGGATACTAGTACCAGCGCGAAGATGAACAACGTGAGCAACAGCATGAGCTGGTCGGACGGGACGAtgcaacaacagcaacagcagcagcaacagcagcagcagcaccaacaacaacagcagcaccaacaacagcagcagcagaaaTCTAGCCAGCAGCAGAGTATGCAGAGCAATAGCATGAAGGCGCAGGAGCAGCAGAGCATGCAGCTGCAGGGTCAGCAGGAACTGCCCAGACCGGCGAGCCACATGAGCTGGGAGAACGGCAGCGTGAAGGAGCCGCAGACGCCTCAGTCGTGGTCAGACAATACCGAGAGCCAGCAGCAGCCGAGCCAGGGGAACTGGTCCCGCCAGAGTCCGAAGCTGCGGGATGGTCAGAATCCGAGATTGACACCCTCTAGTCAGCAACAAGCGCAGCACCAGGCCTGGCTGCAGCACTCGCCGAAGCTGTCGGACCACCAGCAGCCTCAGCAGCACCAGAACGCCAGGATGACGCCGTCCGgacagcagcaacagcagcagcacaGCTGGCAGCAAAGCAGCCCGGAGTTGCAGCAGAACGCGAGTCAGTCGAACCCGAGGCTGACGCCGTCGGGGCAGCAAATgtcgcagcagcagcagcaacagcagcagtgGTCGCAGCAGACAAAGATCGAGAAGAGCCCGAGACTGACGCCGTCGAACCAGATGTCCTGGCCGGACACGCCCACTAGTCAACCGAATTGGTCGCCGAACAGTATAAAGAGCGACGGCAGCCAGCAGCCCCAGCAACAGTGGCCCGACTCCCAGCCAAGCCCGAGGAGGACGCCCGGGCATCAGCCTGCCGCGtggcagcagcaacagcaggaCAACAAGATGGACAGCCAGATGTCCTGGTCGCCGAGCTCGGTGCCGGAGAACCAGCCGACTTGGGGCCAGCAGGCGACCAAGCAGGACATGCAGAATTCTGGCGAAAGAGTGATGtggcagcaacagcaacagcagaCCAGCGACGCTAGTAAACCGAATGGGTTCTCGGACGGCCAAGATGCTCAGGAGAGTAACGTATTTGCTCAATCTAATCGTGTTAATTTAAACAGCCGGCTGAAGTCGATGATACTGAACaagcaacagcagcaacaacagcaacagcaacagttGCAGCAACACCAACAGATGCAACAGTCCCAGCAGCACCAGATGTCCCATCAGGAGCAACAGCATCACAATCTCCACCATCAGATGCAGTCGCAGCACGTAAACAGCAACAGCGGCGCGAACGGCGAGTACCATCACGGTGATGACAGGGTGCGGGACGATAGCGCCGACAAGCTTCACGAGAAGCAAAACGATCAGTATCTGAGCCAGTCGGGCATGATCTCTATGTCGCAGTCGAACGAATCTCTGAccggtaattttttattgcatagCCACCACCCTCGGGTCGATAGTTTGCCCGACGGTGGTGGCTTATGGGAGTGGTCAGGAGGGGGCGGCGCGTTAGCTAATAGCGGCGCGCTGCCGGGCAGCGGGATCCCGTCGATCGAGAGCTTTATGAAGTTCGGCGAGGCGAAGACCGAGCTCGCGAAACCGTGCGACAAGCCGTCGGAACGGGAGCCGGAGAgcaggggggaggaggagctGTGGAAAGAGGCCGAGAAGAACGATGACAATCACACCGACGACAAGTCGTTCCAGCGGGACTTGTCCGCGGAGCGAGGAGGGAACGAGTTCGATGAACACCCTGCCAAGAAGAAGCTGGAGGAGGAGAAGAGCAGCGAGGCCGGCGAGGGTCTCGAGTTCCAGGGGGTGAGgttggaggaggagggggaccGGGCCGAGAGCGTGCTGGAGAAGGAGCCGTCGACGACGGACGCGAATTGCGACAGCTCTCAGATCATCAAGCAGGAAAACATTGGGGACTACGCGTGCTCGGGCTCGGAGTGCGCGCCGTCGCCCACCGCCTCGTCCAAGAGCGACAGCTATCAGGCCAGGGAGATCAAGACGGAGCCGGACCAAAGGTCGCTGGACGCCAGCGAGTCGTACAAGTTCCGTGGGGACGGCGGGCCGGCGAAAGTCTCGCCGGGCGTAGGTTCGTGGTGTTGTCGTCGCGGCGGCACCGAGCAGCCGACACCCGAGCACCTGCGCGAGGGCTGCTGCCAGGGTCTGCAGACGCGGGACGAGATCCTGGCCGATTCACCCGAGAAGCCCGATAAGACGGACAACGGCGGGCCGCAGAGCCCGCGCGCGGTCCCGGTCACCGCAAAACTCCAAGATCACTTGGACAAACTGAAGAACAATGCGAGGACCGAAGTGCCGGACTGCAACTGCTTCCCAGCCGACAAAT GTCCGCCAGAGCCCGGCTCCTACTACACACACCTCGGCGCGGCAGCGAGCCTGCCCGACCTACGGAACGATCTCGAACGAAGAACCGGCCTTAAGGGAAACGCCATTAGATTCGAAAAGGTCATCTACACCGGAAAGGAGGGGAAAACCACCCAGGGATGTCCGATGGCTAAGTGG ATAATCCGACGATCCGGTCTGGAGGAGAAGATCCTGACCATAGTGAAACACCGCCAAGGCCACAAGTGCCCTACAGCCTGGATCGTCGTGGCGATGGTCGCCTGGGAGGGCGTGCCGACCCACGAGGCCGATCGGATCTATTCACTGTTGAGCCATAAACTGAACCGTTTCGGTCTGCCGACGACCAGGCGATGCGGGACCAACGAGCCGAGGACCTGCGCCTGCCAAGGACTCGATCCTGACACCTGCGGCGCCAGCTTCTCCTTTGGCTGTTCCTGGTCCATGTACTACAATGGCTGCAAATACGCCAGAAGCAAAACCGTCCGTAAATTTCGACTGTCAGTACGATCGGAG GAGCAAGAAGTCGAAGAAAGAATGCACGTCCTGGCGACGCTTTTGTCGCCGCTTTACCTCAGCCTTGCACCAGAAGCCTTCAACAATCAAACGCAGTTCGAACGCGAAGCGAGTGAATGCCGTTTAGGGTTCAAACCTGGCCGACCGTTTTCCGGCGTCACAGCCTGCATCGACTTCTGCGCGCACTCTCATCGTGACCTGCACAACATGAACAATGGATGCACCGTG GTGGTGACGCTGACGAAACACCGGTCGATATCGAAACCGGAAGACGAACAGTTACACGTGCTACCTCTTTACATTATGGACACCACCGACGAGACCGGGTCGAAGGAAGTGCAAGAGGAGAAGGTCCGGGCTGGGCACGTGGAAGTGCTGACAAA ATACCCCTGTGAGGTGAGGGTCCGCTCGGTTCCGCTTCAACCGTGCAGGCGGCATGGGAAGAAGCGGAAAGAGGACGAGCCGGACACAGCTAGCAGCAAGAAGGATGGCTCGAAGGGTATCAACGAGAAAACCTCGGATCAGAACCGCGGGCCAGGCCACCAGGAGCCAGCTAGGTCTCAGATGAGAGACCCGCAGCTGTCTTTGGAGATGGCGTCAATGTTCGAGGGCATGGACGCGCAGTTGCAGAGCTCCCAGGTGTCGTCGACGGTGCTGGACAGTCCTGTGTCCATGTACCAAGGGTGGGGCTACCAGAACGAACAACAGTGGAGCAGGAACGGCTGGCTCGACCAGCGGAAGAACAACTGGCTGAACCCGTGGGGCGAGTACTCGTTCGGCGGGCTGGAGCGGGACGTGAAGGTTGACCCCGACAGCACCAGTCTGGACGACACAAGGCCTAGAAGCGCGGTCTCCCAGGAGGAGCATCGACCCGGCTCCAGGAACCTGCCGAACTCCACCATGGACTCGCCTAGGAGTTGCTATCCCCATTCACCGAGAGCGCATCCGATTTCACCGAGGAGCTCCCACGCTGGGACCCCCGCGGATCCTTACGCCATGTCACCCAGGGGCTGTCCATCTGTGCCGCAGGACCAGAGAATGGCGTCGCCGAGGAGCTCGTACCCCGAGGCCGGCTACCCGGCCGGCAGAAGCTATCAGAACGTCTACGACAACAGACAGGGCAGCGCGTCCCCGAAAATCGGCTCGTACACGCCGCACCTGGACCAGAGGAACGTGCTGGTCCGTCCGAGCCAGCAACACGGCCAGAACAACCTGCGGAACGTCGTACAGGCCTGCGACCAATCGAAATTACCGTTCCCGAAGCTACCGCAAGATTCTAGTCAGAAGTATCCCGTCGTGACGCAGAACTACTTAGAGGCTCAGAGGTCGCAGGCCGAGACGTTCCCGAACCGGGTCCAAGGACACTATCCGGCCCACCCAGTCCAGCCGGCGAGGAACTTTCCGTACCAGGCTCATCACAACGACCCCAACGACGTGTTCTCCGGCGGCGGGCTCTCGGTGTCCTCCTGCATGGACAACAACGCTAGTCACAAGCTGTTCGGTGCCGGCAATCCGGACCTGCTGCTCCACAGCTCCGCGCATCTGACCCCGAACAACCAGCCGCACAACGAACCGCAGAATTACGGATCGGTGGACCAAAGGAAGTACCGTCATCAGCAGAAACCGGAACAGAAGACGGCCATCAATCAGATGTCACCGGCGCCGTCGGACcaggcggggggagggggttggaACATGTTGGGGCCCTGGTATCCGGACCAGCAGCAGGGCTACAGTAGTCAGGTGCACGTCGAGAGGAACCATCAGCCGGCGGTGGATCATCAGAAAACGTTGAATTGGAACGAGAGAATGCAGCAGCCGGACCAGTCGAAGCAGCACTGCTGGGAGGCACCGTCCGACCCCTCGCCGTTCCGGGTGCCGAAGGGCAGGCCTCCGTCGAGGACTGCGTCCAGCCAGAACCCCACGGACAATACATATCAAAATTCTTCCAATAGGACGTTCCTGAAGCCGCAGGATCCAGCGCGGAACGCGTATGCGGATAGTCCGAGCAACCACGTCCAGAGCAGCGGTGGACCTCAGGTGAATCAGAGGAGGCCGGACTGGTCAGAGGACAAGGGGAAGGAGGGCTACCACGACACCAGGCAGCCCGCGGCTAACACGAACGCCAATTGCTTCCCATGGCCCGAGGAGGTGAAGCAGGTGCAAGAGTTTCACGGGATGCCCGGCCTCGGACATCCGCACGCGTCCTTCCCGCAGTACGGCTACCCGACCTACCCCGTCTTCGACAAGCCCTACTCCAACACCTGGGAAGGCTACAACTACCATCAGCCATACCACGGCCAGACGGCCGAGTACCCGCCGCAGTTTTATCAGCAGCCGAAGAGGGAAGCCTGCTTTCCTTCGCCTCAGTATCCTTATCAAGGAGTGCCCCCTTACCAGAGCTTGAACCCAAGCTGGGCCAGATGGGACACTCCTCGATGGGACATTTACGGGC